CCGAATGCGGCGTCGTGTGCTGTTTAAACAGGAACCGCGAAATCTTGCACTGCGTTGAACCATCCTGTTGCTTCTTTAACGCTTCTTTAACTTCTCTTACCATGCTCTCCGCCTTACCATTACTGGCGGGATTGTAAGGAGCAGTGAAAATAGCACGCACACCATTGCACTTTAAAAACGTTTGCAACTCCGAGCTAGTGAATGCTGTGCCATTATCCGAAACGATAACGTCTGGCACACCGTGTCGCAAACATCTTCCTTAAGCTGGTGACGACAGCTGTAGCTTTCATGGATGACATGATTTCGACCTCAGCCCAGTTGCTGTACGCGTCTACCACGATTAAAAATACTTCTCCATTAACTGGACGAGCGAAATCAATGTGTAGGCGACTCCAAGGTTGATCTGGCTTGATCCAAAAATGCACTGGAACCTTGGGATCGCTTTGCCGGTTACTCTGACATGGCTGACAGTGTCGTACAAACTCTTCAATTTCGTGGTCCATTTTCGGCCACCACATGAGCCCTCTAGCTAACGCTTTCATAGCACTCATCCCAGAGTGATTTGCATGTAGGAGTTGAAGCACACTTTCTCTTCCTGCGTTAGGAATTACAACGCGATTCCCCCACAGTATGCAATCACGATGCAACGACAACTCCGTCTTCCTCACCTCGTAAGGCGCGAACTTGCTGTCCAGTTGTGTTGACGGCCAGCCACTAAGGATCCATTCCTTTACCATGGATAATACTTTGTCCTTCTTGATCAGTGCAGCGATGTCTGCCGCCTGCAGCGGTGTGCACTCGACCGCTTTCAACAGGAGCACGTCCCCAGGTGGCTGTGGCTCGTCTTCGTCTCCCGGAGCTGGCAGACGACTGAGTGCGTCGGCGTTGGCGTTTTCTTGGCCTCGCCTGTACTGAAGGCTGTAGTTATACGCAGACAAACATAAAATCCAACGGAGCATTCTGGGCGACACAACTTCAGGCACCCTCTTGTCCGTGTTAAACAGGCCCAGTAATGGCTTGTGGTCCGTTATGACCGTAAATTCTCGCCCAGCAAGGTACTGGTGGAACCGTTTCACGCCAAAGACAACAGCTAAGCCCTCTTTATCAATCTGAGCATAGTTACGTTCACTGGCTCCAAGCGTCCGGGAAGCATACGCTATGGGCTGTTCCTTCCCATCAGTCGTATGATGGGCTAGCACTGCCCCCACTCCCACAGGAGATGCGTCGCAGCACAAAATTAAAGGAAGCTTGGTGTCATAGGGCACAAGTACAGAGTCGGAGCTAAGCAATTTTTTTAGTCTTTCAAACGCACGTTGGTGCTCACCTGTCCACTTCCATTCGTGGTCATGGTCGAGCAGTCGATAGAGGGGTTCTGCCACTTCAGTCTTGCCCTTGAGAAAACTGCTGTAAAAATTTAGTAACCCCAAGAACGCTTGCAGCTCCTTTTTGCTCGTGGGTGCGGGCGCTTTATGGATGGCGTCAGTCTTGCTTCGGCTCGGATGTATTCCCGTGGCGTCAATCCTGTGACCCAAGAATTCAATGCTCGGCTTGTTGAATTCGCACTTGTCTTTGTTTACTCTTAACTGCGCATTCTGCAGACGCGATAGCACGGTTTCTAATCTCTCGGCGTGCTCTTCCGCGTTACGGCCAGAAATAAAGATATCATCAAGATAGGCTTTCACGCCGGGAATGCCTGCTAACAGCGTATCAATGACTCGTTGAAATACCCATGGCGCCACCGAAATTCCAAACGGCAGCCGTTTGACTTTGTACAGCCCCTTTATCGTGTTAACTGTGAGCACTTCAGCCGATTCGTCGTCTAGCGTTAGCTGTTGATAAGCTTGAGCTAGATCTAGCTTTGTAAAAAATTTGCTTGAACCCAGAGCTGCGAGCATTTCAGCGGTAGTGGACAACGGATACCCGCTGCATTTAATAGCTTTGTTTACGGTGCTACGGTAGTCACCGCACAGGCGTAAAGTTCCGTCTTTTTTTCTTACCACTACCAGTGGCGTGGCCCAGTTGGAGTACGCGACGGGTTCCCATATCCCTTGTTGCACCAAGCGATCCACTTCCTTGCCCACGTCGTCCTTGAGGGCCAGTGGAACTGGTCGACTTTTGAGAAACACTAGTTGAGCGTCGTCTTTCAGTTCGATGTGAATTGGTGGTCCGTTGAAGCCAGGAAGGTCCCTGCGAAACACCTCGGAAAATCGTGAGGGCACGTCTTCCGCGTTTACTTGCTCGATTCCCCGCAAGCAAATGCCTAACGGCCTAAACCAGTTTCGCCCACTCAGGCTGTTGCCTCGATTCTTTACTACCAACAATGGCAGCTTTGCCTTCCGGCCCTTGAATTCTACCAAGACGGTTGCTCGACCCAGCAGTGGTAACGCCTCCTTTGACCAGGTTACGAGAGTTGTTCCAAATCTTGTAGTGGTATTTCACCCCGACTTCTCTCGATTACACTAAATGTATCTTCACTCACAATTGAGCACGATGCTCCGGAATCAACCTCCATCGGGACTTCTTGTCCTTGTATCTGTACTTTAACCATAAACTTCTGTTCTTGCTCATTCACTTCGCAAAGTGAAAACAATGCACTCATTTCGTACACGCCCTTGCTCTTTTCAACTTTCCTCTTTTGCTCAGGCGTCTTCCGGGCCGCTCTACTTTCGTCTTTTGAACGACAAGCCCTCGCAATATGTCCAACCCTTTTGCATTTGAAGCATGCCGCTTTTCTAAAACTGCATAAATGCGGAGCGTGCTTACCGTTGCAACGGTAGCAACTAGATCCCTCTGCCGTGGCGTCTTGCTTCGTGCGGGTTGCTTGTATCATGCCCTGGCAGTCCTTCGCCTCGTCTCGGCCGTGCATCCGTATGTCTCGTTGTTGCTTGGCTGTCGCTTCTGCGGTCGCGGCCATGTCGTACGCAACGTTGAACGTAAGGTCGTGTTCTGCGAGAAGTCGCTGTTGAACTGCTTCGTTCTGGAGGCCGCATACGAAACGATCTCGCATCATGATGTCCATCGGGAGCTGCACGTCGCCAAAACTGCAGTCTTCGGCTAGCTTCCGAAGCGCCGTGACGTAGTCCGCAACTGATTCCTCGGCAGCCTGGTTTCTCTTGTAGAACAAAAACCTTGCGtatagctctgaaggccttggATGCAGGTGCTTGCGAACCGCCGTCTTAATTTCCTCGTAGGTTGCTGTTGTCGGTCTTGCTGGCTTCACCAGAGTCATGATGAGCCCGTACGCTTCTTCGCCGCAACAACTCAGCAGGAcggctcttttctgttcttctttcGCTATCTTGTTAGCTTCGCAGAACATTTCTAGCCTCTCGACGTATTCGTCCCATGACGCGTTTGTGCCGAGATGATACTCGCCGATCCTGCCGACGGCCATCAccgccgcttcctcgtcgccaactGTAGCGTATCAGCCGGACGCCAGGGTGGGACAGACAACGTTTATTGATGCCGTGCCCCTTTTATAGGGTGATGAACATGTGATCTGCCGACTGCTGCTCGCGTGGCCGATAAGCGATTATCATGAAAACGTAGTGTGACACGCGATATCAGTATacaacactttctttctttctttcctgtgcgCTCCAGCGGTGGTTGCGCAGCAGCTGCCGCTAAGGCAGCGCTTCGTTAGGGACCGGATGTATAATCGTTCGAGTGCCGGACATCTTGTTGCACGCTGAAGAAGGATAGCTGTCGAAAAAATATTTCGAAGACGCTCCCTCCCCCCCAATTGGTAGGAAAGGGAGCTACCTTTCTACAAATTGCGATGTCTCTCGCGGGACATACAACGTAATGATTCAATGTATCACTCACGACCACATGCAAGTTCACTGTCCTGATAATGACCATGTTAACTTAGCCAAATGTAGACGCAGTGTTACAAGCACACATTCGTCTACTTTTTACACCGTTTCTAAATGCAGCCATTGCCATACGGTCATTCTACATCCAGTATTACAAGTAAC
The nucleotide sequence above comes from Dermacentor andersoni chromosome 10, qqDerAnde1_hic_scaffold, whole genome shotgun sequence. Encoded proteins:
- the LOC126544825 gene encoding uncharacterized protein, with the translated sequence MAVGRIGEYHLGTNASWDEYVERLEMFCEANKIAKEEQKRAVLLSCCGEEAYGLIMTLVKPARPTTATYEEIKTAVRKHLHPRPSELYARFLFYKRNQAAEESVADYVTALRKLAEDCSFGDVQLPMDIMMRDRFVCGLQNEAVQQRLLAEHDLTFNVAYDMAATAEATAKQQRDIRMHGRDEAKDCQGMIQATRTKQDATAEGSSCYRCNGTFLASTDHQFTSN